In Methanomassiliicoccales archaeon, the DNA window CGGTTCTCGCGATATCATCAGCGAGCTGTAGGGGATCGACAGCTTCGCACCCCAAGCTAACGACGAGGACTGAGCTACAGTTAGGATTAGATCCAAAGCCCACCAAGGTTCTTCTTGTCATATCCAGATCCTTGCCCATCTGGATGCAACCCTGGTGATGCAGGAATGCTCGCGTATTCTCCACCCTCGCCTCTATTCGTTTGGCTACCTCGTTCGCACAGACTACCGAGGGAAGAATGGCGACATGATTCCTGACACCAGCATCTCCATTCTCCCGTTCAAATCCCATGAATGTTTCCATAGCTCATTCCTCCTGGGAAACGAGATCCCCTCTGCCTCTCAGACTCTCCACATTGTGAACGTGAACATGTGCTCCCTCTTTGATACTCACAGTGGCCTTTGCGATGACCTCACCATACTTCAATATCTCCTCTCCGAGCTCGATGTTCCTGGTTGCGAACTTGTGGCCAAAAGGAATGTCCTGAAGGATTTTTATAACTCTATCCTCGCCATTCCGTATTGTGACCTCTTCGCTCTCCTTGAGCTCATCCAGCGCGGTTGCCACATTATCCTTTTCGCTCAGAACTATAGCTTTGCTCATGATTTCCCTCCTTTTCTGTCAGATATCCATTCTCAATTATCTTGAACATTGGTAATGAGTATAACGACATTAGGCGAAATTATTCACCTCATGTCAGGAGGCACTGGAAGCACATCACCTCCGTGATGTATGATCCCTATCCTCGCCCCTTCTCCGTGCTTCTTGAGAGCCAATTCCAGAGCTTCTTGCACAGTGTCGGCGTGTATGAGGTCCATGGATTCCTTTTCCTCCCGTGTCAGCCCATCGGAGATCACATAAGTGTCCACGTCTCCTGTGGCTTTCTTAATGACCAGCAGTATCGATCCTGCCACCCGGTCATCGACCTGGTCACAAAGCATCATGCTCTTCAGTTCGGCGTAGGTTGAGCGGCCTTTCTCCGAGAGGAAGGGGTGGTTACCAATTCCATCGGGTGTCGCGCTAACGAAGATTAATGAACCGCCCTCATCTAGGGTGCGACGAGCGTAGGATAGCGGCTTGGTGGCCTGCCACATGTCAGCGTCCGCGGGTTGTGCTTCCATGATCACGATGTCCACCTTCTCCTTCAACTCCTTGACGAAGATGTCCTTTGAGTGTTTCATTCCCGCGTTATGGGCCGCGACCACATCGCCCGCGACCACCTTCACCAGCTCTTTATGAGCGTTGAACACAACATTCACGATGAAACGGAGTCCGGCCTGTTTTGCCACCTGTCTCATCTCATCCATAGCCTTGTTCTGAATTTTTCCGGCGAAGTGGAGCACGCGATCATCATCCTGGCATATGAGAAAGTGGGTGGCTGCAGTTGTTTCTGGACCGCTAATCCCTGGCTGGATGATCTTGGCTCCACCCGAAAAACCGGCAAAGCAGTGGGGGACGATGCTTCCAACCGCGATTAGGAAATCGGAGTCGTATGCCAACTTGTTGACCTTTATGGGTGTCCCGCTCTCAGTGTGGCCAAGATCAACCAATTTCTCTTCCTCCATCCACTCGTGATTGATGACCCTCACCCTCTTGTAGTTCTCCTCACCAATGCATTCCCTGATCTCCCCTTCCTCCATGTAGCGGTGAGTGCCAAGAGCCACCATCACAGTGATGTCACTGTCTGGAATGCCCGCATCATTCAACTCGTCCAGAAGGATTCTCAATATCGTCCTCCTTGGAGTGGGCCTTGTGAAGTCATCCACCAGGATCATGATCTTCATACCGGCGTTCACCAGTTTTCCCAATCTTTCGCTCCCAATGGGGTTGCTGATGGCCTCCTTTACCGCAATTTCCTCATTTTCCACAGGCTCAGCCTCTTCGGGCCAAAGTTCCCATGCTAAGCCATCATCAGGGACCTCGAAGTGTAGCTCCCTCTCTCCGCAGACCACTGATCGTTTCATTTTGCCCCTCTTTCTCTTCAATTCACGACACCATATATTTACTATGCCCCGTTAACTGCTCTCAAATGATCTGCTGGATAGAATATGGGAAAAATATACGAATATAGGAACATTGCTACGGAATACAGTAGAATATAAATTCACTTTAACTAGGATATTAACGGAACCTCCTCTGGTTTCATAAAACCCCCTCTCAAAGTCTCTTTTTATAGGGTTCTCACTATATGTAGCCGAATTCTTTCAAATGTCCAGTATTATCCTCATTTTATTCTTATCTAAAATGATTTTCATAACCAATAATCAGGTGATTGATAATCTGGAAATAGCCCTTTTTTATAGAGAATTCGAAGCCCACTATGTAGGTAAGACCAATGTCGGTGGCTTTCAAAGATGAGCACAGTGTTGTTCGTTTTCTAACGCTTTTCGTAGCGGCAACATTCATTCTTATCTTACCGTTGAGTGTGGTTTTCGCAAATTGCCCTCTCTGTGAACCAAGCGGGGCGATTACAGTAACGGAGTCTCCTGTTCAGGATGATCTCTTCCTACCAGAACCTGATGGTGAAACCCCCCTAATGAGAATCCAGGGGATGCTGACCGGAACGAACACCTCACCGGTCAGCCTTCACCATCTAACTCAGGCAGAAGCCGAGGACCTGATGGAAATATTGGGTACTCAGGATTCGAATGAGGAATATAATCTCCTGATCGAAGGATTTGGAACCGGTCTTACTCCCCCGTCCAAAGAGGAATGGGACCAGATGATCGGAAGCACAATCGTCGTTGAGGTGGGTGAATACTCCATCCTTTCAGCCCCTTCAGCATATGATCTCTCGACTGACCCGTGCTTTCCACAGGTAAGGAGTCAAGGAGGCCAAGGTTCCTGCGCCGCATGGGCCACAGCATACTATTCCTATGGCTACCTGGAAGCCAAGGACAACGGCTGGACGGATGCGTCCACAGGAAACGATGATCATCTCATGTCCCCTGCCTGGACATATAACAAGGTGAATGGAGGTTCTGATTCGGGTTCATCATTGACCGGCAATGCCAGGATCATCCGTGACTGGGGAATTGCCTCGATGGCCAGTATGCCTTACAATGATCAAGATTCCGTCAGCTGGGGTACTGAGAATGCCTGGCGTGAAGCCCCTCTTCATCGCTCGGTCGATTCGTTCTACCTATCATACAACGGTGACAGCACCCTCCAGTACGTGAAGGATCTCATCTACTCAGGTACACCTGTGGCCTTTGCGATGGACGCATACGAGTATAATCCAGCATTCTCCGATGGCAACTACATCATGTCATCGTACGAGTATGACTCCACAACGATCAACCATGCTCAGACCTTCGTAGGCTATGATGACTCGGTCACCGACGACGGGGAAACAGGAGCTTTCAAAGTAGTGAACTCCTGGGGCACGAACTTCGCGGACGATGGATACTACTGGCTGACCTACGATGCCTTCAAGGAGATGGGGAGCATGCTCTCGCTCCGCTATCTCGAGGATAAATCGGATTATGTCCCTTCCATAGTGGCAACCTGGGAGTTCAGTTCCTCGCCCTCGAGGGAGGCGGACTTCGAGGCGGGGATTGGATCTTACTCTTCCCCAGCTTCTACGAAGGTGCCATATTACAGCAAGAACTCGGCCTCTTACAACCACGTCTACCCTGGGTTCATGTGTCTTGACATCACTGAGTTCCAGTCCCAATACAGCGCTGGAAACAACGAATTCTATCTTGAGGTATCATCATCAGATATCTCTGGTGCTCTTTCCTCTTTCCTCATAGAGATATATCAGGGAGGGTACTCACCAGGGACTCCCAGTTTGCTTTCCTCCGAGTCCCCTGACGTACCCATGAGTAATCCCGGTCATGTCACCAACACGATGGAGGACAGTGGTGACACAACCCCTCCATCAATATCTATCTTTGAGCCTCTAGATGGAGCGGTCACATCTATGACCCAGATGACGATCTCATGGACCGGATCAGACGCCGAATCTGGAATAGACCGCTACGAGGTCAAGCTGGACACATATTCGTGGTTTGATCTAGATACCTTGACCTCATATACATTCACCAATCTCACCCAGGGTTCACACAGCGTGCAGGTAAGGGCGTACGACTGCTCTGGGAACAATGCCTTGGATAGCGTCTCTTTCTGCGTTGACAGCACTAATCCTGGGGTCGATATACTCTCTCCTTCGAACGATGCTCTTCTCAGCTCATCATCTCTCACTGTGAGCTGGACCGGGTCTGATGCGGTCAGCGGCATCGATCACTACACGGTGCGGTTGGACCTTGGACCTTGGATCGATGTAGGTACCCAAACATCCCGTTCCTTCAGTGAGCTTGGTCAGGGCTCCCACACCGTTCAGGTCAGGGCCTATGACATGGCAGGGAACAATGGCACCGACGAGGTCAGCTTCACAGTGGACTCCATTGGTCCTGACCTGGAGATCCTAGCTCCTTCAGATGGAATGGTATATAGCTCAACCACAATCGATGTCAGCTGGACGGGATCTGATGGCGATAGCGGCATTGACTATTACCAGGTGCGGATCGACCAGGGTTTCTGGCTGAACATAGGTGCTCAGACATCTCACCAATTCACAAGTATTTCCCAGGGCGACCACACGGTGGAGGTCAAGGCTCACGACCTAGCTGGTAACCTCGCCCTGGAATCGGTATCGTTCACTATCGATACGATCTCACCTTCAGTTGGAATAGTAACTCCCGAAGAGGGTGAAGAACTCACTCAGTCGAACGTGGAGGTATCATGGTTAGTCACCGATGCAGGTGGTGTAGAATATATCGAGCTTAGGCTGGATGGAGGGGGATGGAACAACATGGGTCTTGGAACATCAGCGTTCCTTAGCCTTGATGATGGATCCCACACAATCGAGATAAGAGCATTCGATCTCGCGGGGAACGTGGGTCAGGACTCCGTCAGCTTCAACATTGATTCCTCCCTGCCATCAGTGGAAATAACCTCCCCGTTCAATGGTTCGATATTCAATCTCACCCAGGTCACTGTATCTTGGACCGGTGATGATGGCGGATCTGGAATCGACCATTATGAGTTGAAGGTTGATGACGGTATTTGGACATCATGTGGCCTCTCCACATCGGTACAGCTTGAACTCGGTGATGGGTCTCATTTGGTCCTGGTGAGAGCACTCGATGGTGCCGGTCACGCCGCAACTGATTCAGTGGGATTCAGCATCGATACCATTTCCCCCCTGGTCACCCTAATCAACCCAAACCAGGGAATTCTCGACTCCTCCTCAATCATCGTGGAATGGCAGGGTTATGATTCGGGACTTGGAATACTCGAATTCGAGCTTAAAGTGGACGGTCAACCATTCTATTCTGGTACAAATACTCAATACGAGTTGAGTTCCCTTGATGAGGGGACCCATTTCCTCATCATAAGGGCGTATGACCTCGCCTTGAACCGGGCAGAAGAATCCTTTGCGTTCACCATTGACACAGTTGACCCCTATGTTACCATAGTCTACCCCTCGAATGGGGAGATGTTGAACTCATCAACAGTGACATTGCAATGGCAGAGTTGGGATGCCACCTCAGGTG includes these proteins:
- a CDS encoding UxaA family hydrolase, whose translation is MMSKAIVLSEKDNVATALDELKESEEVTIRNGEDRVIKILQDIPFGHKFATRNIELGEEILKYGEVIAKATVSIKEGAHVHVHNVESLRGRGDLVSQEE
- the larA gene encoding nickel-dependent lactate racemase produces the protein MKRSVVCGERELHFEVPDDGLAWELWPEEAEPVENEEIAVKEAISNPIGSERLGKLVNAGMKIMILVDDFTRPTPRRTILRILLDELNDAGIPDSDITVMVALGTHRYMEEGEIRECIGEENYKRVRVINHEWMEEEKLVDLGHTESGTPIKVNKLAYDSDFLIAVGSIVPHCFAGFSGGAKIIQPGISGPETTAATHFLICQDDDRVLHFAGKIQNKAMDEMRQVAKQAGLRFIVNVVFNAHKELVKVVAGDVVAAHNAGMKHSKDIFVKELKEKVDIVIMEAQPADADMWQATKPLSYARRTLDEGGSLIFVSATPDGIGNHPFLSEKGRSTYAELKSMMLCDQVDDRVAGSILLVIKKATGDVDTYVISDGLTREEKESMDLIHADTVQEALELALKKHGEGARIGIIHHGGDVLPVPPDMR